In one Deltaproteobacteria bacterium genomic region, the following are encoded:
- a CDS encoding type II toxin-antitoxin system PemK/MazF family toxin, with translation MEIGQYEVFLINLDPTIGHEIKKTRPCVVISPDEMNSNIQTIIIAPMTTKSHDYPTRVKVKFQSKSGWIVLDQIRTVDKRRLVKKLGRITRSEIEKVKYVIKEMLVD, from the coding sequence ATGGAAATAGGGCAATATGAGGTCTTTCTTATAAATCTCGACCCAACCATTGGTCATGAAATAAAGAAGACCAGACCCTGCGTTGTTATCTCACCCGATGAAATGAACAGTAATATCCAGACCATAATTATTGCCCCAATGACAACAAAATCCCATGATTACCCAACAAGGGTCAAAGTGAAGTTTCAGAGTAAGAGCGGCTGGATTGTTCTTGACCAGATAAGGACTGTTGATAAAAGACGGCTTGTCAAGAAATTAGGCCGCATAACCAGAAGTGAAATAGAAAAGGTTAAGTATGTTATTAAAGAGATGCTCGTGGATTGA
- a CDS encoding zinc-dependent dehydrogenase, whose amino-acid sequence MEKKKEINLMRVAVYYNNNDIRLEERPVPQIQEGELLIKVIASGICGSDVMEWYRIKKAPLVLGHEIAGDIVEVGKGIDKYKKGDRVFVSHHVSCNTCHYCLTGHTSVCDTLRTTNFDPGGFAEYIRVPKINVDRGTFVLPDSVSYEEGAFIEPISCCLRGLKLAHFQPGQKILVIGSGMSGLLHIQLAKAFGAGNITATDVGEYRLNAAKRFGADEVISARDDVPKKMKEINKGMLADLVIICTAAESAIQQGLQSVDRGGTVLFFAPTNPDVKIPVPLWDIWRNEVTLTTSYAASQLDIEQSIELIANRRVNLKDMITHRFSLKDAGKGFQLAAKAQDSIKVIIEPQRSFNPG is encoded by the coding sequence ATGGAAAAGAAAAAAGAGATAAATCTGATGCGCGTTGCAGTATATTACAATAATAACGATATAAGGCTTGAAGAGAGGCCTGTCCCGCAGATTCAGGAAGGAGAACTCCTTATAAAGGTAATTGCAAGCGGCATATGCGGCAGTGATGTCATGGAGTGGTACCGCATAAAAAAGGCGCCTCTTGTTTTAGGCCACGAAATTGCGGGAGATATTGTTGAGGTCGGCAAAGGTATAGATAAATATAAAAAAGGGGACAGGGTCTTTGTCTCTCATCATGTCTCCTGCAACACATGCCACTATTGCCTCACAGGCCACACATCTGTCTGCGACACACTCAGAACCACAAACTTTGACCCTGGCGGTTTTGCTGAATATATCCGTGTGCCAAAGATAAATGTTGACAGGGGAACATTTGTCCTACCGGACAGCGTTTCGTATGAAGAAGGCGCATTCATAGAGCCAATTTCATGCTGCCTTCGCGGATTGAAGCTTGCCCATTTTCAGCCCGGACAAAAGATCCTTGTCATCGGCAGCGGAATGTCAGGGCTTCTTCATATCCAGCTTGCAAAGGCGTTTGGCGCAGGAAATATTACAGCAACAGATGTAGGTGAATATCGTCTGAATGCTGCTAAAAGATTTGGCGCAGACGAGGTAATAAGCGCAAGGGATGATGTGCCGAAAAAAATGAAAGAGATAAATAAGGGCATGCTGGCAGACCTTGTTATAATATGCACAGCAGCAGAGTCCGCAATCCAGCAGGGCTTGCAATCTGTTGACAGGGGCGGAACAGTCCTTTTCTTTGCGCCGACAAATCCGGATGTTAAAATCCCCGTTCCACTCTGGGATATATGGCGGAACGAAGTAACACTCACCACATCCTATGCGGCAAGCCAACTTGATATTGAGCAGTCAATAGAACTCATAGCAAACCGCCGCGTCAATCTTAAAGACATGATTACCCACCGATTCAGCCTCAAGGATGCAGGCAAAGGATTTCAGCTCGCTGCAAAGGCGCAGGATTCCATAAAGGTAATCATAGAGCCGCAGAGATCTTTTAATCCAGGTTGA
- the kdsB gene encoding 3-deoxy-manno-octulosonate cytidylyltransferase — protein sequence MHVVAIIPARYASTRLNGKPLLHIAGKPMIQWVYERAKKAKLTNDVIAATDDKRVFDAVRYFGGTAVMTSPEHRTGTDRIAEAADGLNADIIVNVQGDEPLIEPEMIDEAIRPLTNDSEIVVATLKTKIRDEAELNNPNVVKVVTDKNDFALYFSRYPIPYVREQANPPIPPLGKGGKGGLGHYKHIGLYVYRKDFLLKFAKMKPTPLEEAEKLEQLRVLENGYKIKVVETEHDSIGVDTEEDMERVRKIVIKNHGRT from the coding sequence ATGCATGTTGTTGCCATTATCCCTGCACGGTATGCCTCTACACGTCTTAACGGGAAACCGCTTCTACATATAGCCGGAAAACCCATGATCCAATGGGTATATGAAAGGGCAAAGAAGGCAAAGCTCACAAATGATGTAATCGCAGCCACTGATGATAAACGGGTTTTTGATGCAGTCAGATATTTTGGCGGCACGGCTGTAATGACATCCCCTGAACACAGGACCGGCACGGACAGGATTGCAGAGGCGGCAGACGGACTGAACGCTGATATAATTGTAAATGTCCAGGGCGACGAGCCATTGATTGAGCCGGAAATGATTGATGAGGCGATAAGGCCGCTAACGAATGATTCGGAAATAGTTGTGGCAACCCTCAAGACAAAGATAAGAGATGAAGCAGAATTGAACAATCCGAATGTTGTAAAGGTTGTGACTGATAAAAACGATTTTGCCCTTTATTTTTCTCGCTATCCGATACCGTATGTGAGAGAACAGGCAAATCCCCCCATCCCCCCTTTGGGAAAGGGGGGCAAGGGGGGATTAGGTCATTACAAACACATCGGGCTTTATGTTTATAGAAAAGACTTTCTTTTAAAATTTGCCAAGATGAAACCAACTCCATTAGAAGAGGCGGAAAAACTTGAGCAGTTGAGGGTTCTGGAAAATGGTTATAAGATAAAGGTTGTTGAAACAGAACATGATTCAATAGGTGTGGATACAGAGGAAGATATGGAGAGGGTAAGAAAGATAGTAATAAAAAACCATGGCCGAACCTAA
- a CDS encoding N-acetylmuramoyl-L-alanine amidase has product MKIRNTNYKFKIAGFLLASCSLHLATVSAAHSFFVETRNINKAIALKTIVIDPGHGGEDTGAIGPSGIKEKDINLQIAKKLKKLISRKMGGRVILTRSDDTFIPLEQRTAIANKNKADLFISIHANAAYRKGASGVETYFLSFGASDEDAKRAADFENAAISAGDKKDGKGADDLKTILMDMAQTEFLNESGQLAEMLQESLCRILKVENRGIKQAPFIVLAGAAMPAVLVEVGFISNARDAKRLTSNETQDAIAEAIYKSLMRFDGILKAKMGYAYDKDGM; this is encoded by the coding sequence ATGAAGATACGAAATACAAATTATAAATTTAAGATTGCCGGTTTTTTGCTTGCATCCTGCAGCCTGCATCTTGCAACCGTCTCTGCAGCCCACTCGTTTTTTGTCGAAACGCGAAACATAAATAAGGCTATCGCATTAAAAACCATTGTCATTGATCCGGGACACGGGGGAGAAGACACGGGGGCCATTGGGCCTTCCGGGATAAAGGAAAAGGACATAAACCTTCAAATTGCAAAAAAACTTAAAAAACTTATTTCACGAAAGATGGGAGGCAGGGTAATACTTACAAGATCAGACGATACTTTTATCCCTCTGGAACAAAGGACTGCAATTGCAAATAAAAATAAGGCAGACCTTTTTATAAGCATCCATGCCAATGCAGCATATAGAAAAGGGGCATCCGGCGTTGAAACATATTTCTTAAGTTTCGGCGCATCCGATGAAGATGCAAAACGGGCAGCTGATTTTGAGAATGCTGCAATATCTGCCGGAGATAAAAAAGACGGCAAAGGGGCCGATGACCTGAAGACTATCTTGATGGATATGGCACAGACAGAGTTTTTAAATGAAAGCGGCCAACTGGCAGAGATGCTTCAGGAAAGCCTCTGCCGTATACTGAAGGTGGAAAACCGCGGTATAAAGCAGGCCCCTTTTATTGTGCTTGCCGGCGCTGCAATGCCGGCAGTGCTTGTAGAGGTGGGGTTTATATCAAATGCAAGGGATGCAAAGCGATTGACATCAAACGAAACACAGGACGCGATTGCAGAGGCGATATATAAAAGTCTGATGAGATTTGACGGCATATTGAAGGCCAAGATGGGATATGCCTATGATAAAGACGGGATGTAG
- a CDS encoding dihydrolipoamide acetyltransferase family protein translates to MSFDFVLPDLGEGITEGEIRRWLVKEGDAVNEHQAILEVETDKAVVEVPSPKKGFVQKIRKLEGEIAKVGDVLLTIVEKLDVGEGLVPSQEKKSFGVVGRLPEAEDILATPAVRSLAKRLGVDIEKVKSTGLMGRITEEDVVKASGGGKDITKDQYGSVERVTIKGVRRSIAKNLLASMRTAAFVTGMDDADVSSLWRLREKEKKIALSKGIRLTFLPFLMKAVQHALKEHPMLNASVDEAGEEIVVKKYYNIGVAVDTTEGLMVPVVKDVDKKTILELAKELQELSEKAKERKIKLEELKGSTFTISNFGSFGGTYATPIINYPDVAILGTGKISDRPWVKDGQIAIRKIISLSLTFDHRVIDGAEAAQFLNKIIGYLEDPDSIFIESA, encoded by the coding sequence ATGTCTTTTGATTTTGTTTTGCCGGACTTAGGCGAAGGAATAACAGAAGGTGAGATACGGCGGTGGCTTGTTAAAGAAGGCGATGCTGTTAATGAGCATCAGGCTATTCTTGAGGTTGAGACGGATAAGGCTGTTGTTGAAGTGCCTTCTCCCAAAAAGGGTTTTGTGCAGAAGATACGCAAACTGGAAGGCGAGATCGCAAAGGTGGGAGATGTCCTGCTTACCATTGTTGAAAAATTAGATGTAGGGGAGGGGCTTGTCCCCTCCCAAGAGAAGAAATCTTTTGGTGTAGTCGGCCGCCTGCCGGAGGCAGAAGATATTTTGGCAACACCTGCTGTTAGAAGCCTTGCAAAGAGGCTTGGCGTAGATATTGAAAAGGTAAAAAGCACTGGTTTAATGGGAAGGATAACAGAGGAAGATGTAGTAAAGGCATCAGGCGGGGGCAAGGATATAACAAAAGACCAGTATGGTTCTGTTGAAAGGGTTACGATAAAAGGCGTAAGGCGGAGTATTGCAAAGAATCTTCTGGCAAGCATGCGCACAGCTGCATTTGTTACCGGCATGGATGATGCGGACGTATCGTCTCTGTGGAGGCTGAGGGAAAAGGAAAAAAAGATTGCCCTGTCAAAGGGGATAAGGCTTACATTCCTGCCGTTTTTAATGAAGGCTGTTCAGCATGCCCTGAAAGAACACCCAATGCTCAATGCGTCTGTTGATGAGGCAGGTGAGGAGATAGTAGTTAAAAAATATTATAATATCGGCGTTGCTGTTGATACTACGGAAGGGCTTATGGTGCCTGTTGTAAAGGATGTGGATAAAAAGACAATCCTGGAACTGGCAAAGGAGCTTCAGGAACTGAGCGAGAAGGCAAAGGAGAGAAAGATAAAACTTGAGGAGCTTAAGGGAAGCACATTTACAATTTCCAACTTTGGTTCATTCGGCGGCACTTATGCAACGCCTATCATAAACTATCCGGATGTGGCAATCCTCGGCACAGGAAAGATTTCGGACAGGCCGTGGGTAAAGGATGGCCAGATTGCAATAAGAAAGATTATCTCCCTTTCCCTCACCTTTGACCACAGGGTCATTGACGGGGCAGAGGCAGCCCAGTTTTTAAACAAGATAATTGGTTATCTGGAAGACCCTGACAGCATTTTTATAGAGAGCGCATAA
- a CDS encoding site-specific DNA-methyltransferase produces MIDKYEIFNEDSLNYLKTIPDNSIDFILTDPPYNLSQYSTGNMKFDWRSEINNDLAEWDKNFDPSKIKDDFVRILKPTGNIFAFCSYNLIGKWHEIFDPIFDTFQFFIWHKTNPVPKFRKAGFLNSCEIIVCMWNKGHIWNFGKQNEMHNFFESSICMGPERLDNPKHPTQKPIKLLKHLIKMASNKDDIVLDPFMGVGSTGIAALEMNRRFIGIELEKEYFEAAKKRLQSIQQSLFLEEANKPDNKTLHLTATPLSLHSGK; encoded by the coding sequence ATGATTGATAAATATGAAATTTTTAATGAAGACAGTTTGAATTATTTAAAAACCATTCCAGATAACTCTATAGACTTTATTTTAACAGACCCTCCGTATAATTTAAGTCAATACTCCACTGGTAACATGAAGTTTGATTGGAGGTCAGAAATAAATAATGATTTAGCAGAATGGGATAAAAATTTTGACCCATCTAAAATAAAAGATGATTTTGTAAGAATTTTGAAGCCGACTGGGAATATTTTTGCTTTTTGCTCCTATAATCTAATAGGTAAATGGCATGAAATATTTGACCCAATATTTGATACATTTCAATTTTTTATCTGGCACAAAACAAATCCTGTTCCTAAATTTAGAAAAGCTGGCTTTCTAAATAGTTGCGAGATTATAGTGTGCATGTGGAATAAAGGTCATATATGGAATTTTGGTAAACAGAATGAAATGCACAATTTTTTTGAGTCTTCAATTTGTATGGGGCCGGAACGACTTGACAATCCAAAACATCCAACCCAAAAACCAATAAAACTACTAAAACATTTAATAAAAATGGCTTCAAATAAAGACGATATTGTTTTAGACCCTTTTATGGGGGTTGGCTCAACAGGTATTGCAGCCCTTGAAATGAATCGAAGGTTTATTGGAATAGAGCTAGAAAAAGAATATTTTGAAGCTGCAAAAAAAAGATTGCAAAGTATCCAGCAATCACTATTTTTAGAAGAAGCAAATAAACCAGATAACAAGACGCTCCACCTGACCGCTACTCCGCTATCGCTCCATAGCGGCAAGTAA
- a CDS encoding AbrB/MazE/SpoVT family DNA-binding domain-containing protein — MKANIVSIGNSKGIRIPKVLLKQFDFNDQVNLEIEKEGIVIKPVKSKTREGWDSAFKLMHERKEDILLIDEKTDFDMEGWEWK, encoded by the coding sequence ATGAAGGCAAATATTGTATCAATAGGCAATTCCAAAGGCATCCGCATACCTAAGGTGTTATTGAAACAGTTCGATTTTAATGACCAAGTAAACCTTGAGATTGAGAAGGAAGGGATTGTTATAAAACCTGTTAAGAGCAAGACGCGGGAAGGATGGGATAGTGCATTTAAGTTAATGCATGAAAGGAAAGAGGATATCCTGTTGATTGACGAAAAGACAGATTTTGATATGGAAGGTTGGGAATGGAAATAG
- a CDS encoding antitoxin → MKREAYLDKEERKLAKSFENEEWVSDLTEKEKKQYEEYAGYSLNKQKRINIRMTERDLKKIRAKAIEEGIPYQSLISMLIHKYNEGKILINREIA, encoded by the coding sequence ATGAAAAGGGAAGCGTATTTGGACAAAGAAGAGAGGAAATTGGCAAAATCATTTGAAAATGAGGAATGGGTTTCCGACCTCACTGAAAAGGAAAAGAAACAATACGAGGAATATGCCGGCTATAGCCTCAACAAACAAAAACGTATCAATATCCGAATGACTGAACGAGATTTAAAGAAAATCCGGGCGAAAGCAATCGAAGAGGGCATACCATATCAATCCCTTATCTCAATGTTGATTCACAAATATAATGAAGGGAAAATATTGATTAACCGAGAAATAGCCTAA
- a CDS encoding TdeIII family type II restriction endonuclease has protein sequence MRQVDTETSIRQIVKSSVKAYADGFATRHISEVDDPDGTINMKIHNIFIAALGEEIQYYTALVRSLDSSLGNMLEGMAISIAELFYEVHRNVEGQLYPEQTRVIAELLEAYKNSNNPLTPDISHYKELLKADKSTGASVKTHVSDYYLIDKETNRHYLIELKIGGDLDNKKARSEKEAIFEQYAILANTLGKDADIRCYFATAYNRFGEGKEWKQTRVLQFFSPRELLIGKDFWNFVCCSDKGYGIVLDEYRKNADLIKTALERIKGVYLHD, from the coding sequence ATGAGACAAGTTGACACAGAAACATCCATAAGACAAATCGTAAAAAGTTCGGTTAAGGCTTATGCTGATGGTTTTGCAACCCGTCATATAAGCGAAGTTGATGATCCTGATGGCACTATAAACATGAAAATACATAATATTTTTATTGCCGCATTAGGTGAGGAAATACAATATTATACGGCTCTTGTCAGGTCATTGGATAGTTCACTTGGTAATATGCTTGAAGGCATGGCAATAAGCATTGCGGAGTTGTTTTACGAAGTGCATAGAAATGTTGAAGGTCAGCTTTATCCTGAACAAACCAGAGTAATAGCGGAGTTGCTGGAGGCATATAAAAACAGCAATAATCCATTAACACCAGATATTTCGCATTACAAAGAACTTTTAAAGGCTGACAAATCTACAGGTGCATCAGTTAAAACTCATGTAAGTGATTACTATTTAATTGATAAGGAAACAAATAGGCATTATTTAATTGAACTAAAAATTGGCGGTGATTTGGACAATAAGAAGGCACGCTCTGAAAAAGAAGCAATTTTTGAACAGTATGCTATTTTAGCCAATACACTTGGCAAGGATGCAGATATTAGATGTTACTTTGCAACAGCCTATAATCGTTTTGGCGAGGGAAAAGAATGGAAACAAACAAGAGTTTTACAATTTTTTTCACCAAGAGAATTGCTTATAGGTAAAGATTTTTGGAACTTTGTCTGTTGTAGTGATAAAGGCTATGGTATTGTTTTGGACGAATATAGAAAGAATGCCGATTTAATTAAAACGGCACTTGAAAGGATAAAGGGGGTTTACTTACATGATTGA
- the bioA gene encoding adenosylmethionine--8-amino-7-oxononanoate transaminase, with product MAENSRLKVLDKKYLWHPFTQMREWEKDDPLIIERGDGNYLIDTNGRRYLDGVSSLWVNVHGHRKKEIDDAIKKQIDTISHSTLLGLANIPSIKLAEKLVNIAPKGLKKVFYSDNGSTAVEIALKMAFQYWKQQTGVRGQGSGVRKTKFISFTGAYHGDTFGAMSVGEIDVFVKKYKPLLFPAFKAYYPYCYRCPINKTYPDCKISCIKKFEDVLKKYHNEIAACIIEPIVQGAAGMIVSPPGFLKEVRRLCTKYNVLLIADEVATGFGRTGKMFACGHENVTPDFLCLAKGITGGYMPLAATLTTEKVYKAFLGRYEEFKTFFHGHTYTGNPLGCAAAVANLNIFKKEKTLQKLKPKIGLLSGLLEDFKALSHVGDVRHEGLMAGIELVRNKKTKEPFPAEERIGHKVCIEARRHGLIIRPLGDTIVIMPPLSITKEEIKKIVKIVYRSIQTATGC from the coding sequence ATGGCGGAAAATAGCAGGCTCAAAGTTTTAGACAAAAAATACCTGTGGCATCCGTTCACGCAGATGAGGGAATGGGAAAAGGATGACCCGCTTATTATTGAAAGGGGCGATGGAAATTATCTTATTGATACTAATGGCAGAAGATATCTTGACGGCGTTTCATCTCTCTGGGTCAATGTCCACGGACATAGAAAAAAAGAGATAGATGATGCGATTAAAAAACAGATTGATACAATAAGCCATTCAACACTCCTTGGACTTGCCAATATCCCATCCATAAAACTTGCAGAAAAACTTGTAAATATTGCGCCAAAGGGTCTGAAAAAGGTTTTTTATTCAGACAACGGCTCTACAGCAGTTGAAATAGCTTTGAAAATGGCATTTCAGTATTGGAAACAACAAACGGGGGTCAGGGGTCAGGGGTCAGGGGTCAGAAAAACAAAATTCATATCCTTCACTGGCGCATATCACGGCGATACATTCGGTGCTATGAGTGTCGGCGAGATTGATGTATTCGTAAAAAAATATAAGCCGCTATTATTCCCCGCATTCAAGGCATATTATCCGTATTGCTACAGGTGTCCGATAAATAAAACCTATCCTGATTGCAAAATATCCTGCATAAAAAAATTTGAAGACGTACTAAAAAAATACCATAATGAAATAGCAGCATGTATTATTGAGCCAATCGTTCAGGGCGCAGCAGGCATGATTGTGTCGCCGCCAGGGTTTTTAAAAGAGGTGAGAAGGCTATGCACAAAATACAATGTCTTACTCATTGCAGACGAGGTGGCAACAGGCTTTGGAAGGACAGGGAAGATGTTTGCGTGCGGGCATGAAAATGTAACCCCTGATTTTCTCTGTCTTGCAAAGGGTATAACCGGCGGGTATATGCCGCTTGCCGCAACACTCACAACAGAAAAGGTTTATAAGGCATTTCTTGGAAGATACGAAGAATTTAAGACATTTTTTCACGGCCACACTTACACAGGAAATCCATTGGGCTGTGCGGCCGCTGTAGCTAATCTAAACATATTTAAAAAAGAAAAAACGCTCCAAAAACTTAAGCCAAAGATTGGATTATTATCCGGATTGTTAGAAGATTTTAAAGCCTTGTCCCATGTAGGCGATGTGAGGCACGAAGGACTTATGGCGGGCATAGAGTTGGTCAGGAATAAAAAAACAAAAGAACCTTTTCCGGCAGAAGAAAGGATCGGCCACAAAGTTTGTATCGAGGCAAGAAGACACGGGCTTATAATAAGACCACTCGGCGACACAATTGTCATAATGCCGCCGTTGAGTATAACAAAGGAAGAAATCAAAAAAATCGTGAAGATAGTTTATAGGAGTATTCAGACTGCCACAGGTTGTTGA
- a CDS encoding Fe-Mn family superoxide dismutase, with protein MAHQVKRFEIKGLDGISDNQISQHRDILYAGYVNKLNEIEEKLKVSDRSKANQIYSEFRALKADETFALNGVILHELYFENLNVKSEKKPGGKLADMIARDFGSIEKWQEDFKACGMAARGWVILGLCLYDSKLHNYCLDTHHFNVPVCVMPVLVMDVYEHAYVIDYGVKRPPYIDAFMKNIDWSITQKRLNQIENGKSIIPMAAS; from the coding sequence ATGGCACATCAGGTGAAAAGATTTGAAATCAAGGGGCTGGACGGCATATCTGATAATCAGATATCACAGCACAGGGACATACTCTACGCAGGGTATGTAAATAAACTCAACGAGATTGAGGAAAAACTCAAGGTATCAGACAGAAGCAAGGCAAATCAGATTTACAGCGAGTTCAGGGCACTGAAGGCAGACGAGACATTTGCGCTTAACGGCGTTATCCTGCACGAACTGTATTTTGAAAATCTAAACGTCAAAAGCGAAAAGAAGCCGGGTGGCAAGCTTGCGGACATGATAGCCAGAGATTTCGGGTCAATTGAAAAATGGCAGGAGGATTTTAAGGCATGCGGCATGGCTGCAAGAGGGTGGGTAATTCTCGGCCTCTGCCTTTATGATTCAAAACTCCACAATTACTGCCTTGACACCCATCATTTCAATGTGCCTGTGTGCGTTATGCCTGTGCTTGTGATGGATGTTTATGAACACGCCTATGTGATAGACTACGGCGTTAAAAGGCCGCCGTATATTGACGCATTTATGAAGAATATTGACTGGTCAATTACCCAGAAAAGACTCAACCAGATAGAAAATGGAAAGAGTATAATACCGATGGCGGCAAGTTAG
- a CDS encoding rhodanese-like domain-containing protein, which translates to MPILRITKEELKAKLDKKEDLVIIDVRAGDSYNTSSLKIKGAVRITLDELEKDIKNPPQGKEIITYCT; encoded by the coding sequence ATGCCCATATTGCGGATAACAAAGGAAGAGCTTAAGGCAAAGTTGGATAAAAAAGAGGATTTGGTAATTATAGATGTCCGGGCAGGGGATTCCTATAATACCAGCTCTCTAAAGATAAAGGGCGCTGTGCGCATAACCCTTGATGAGCTGGAAAAGGATATTAAAAATCCGCCCCAGGGAAAAGAGATCATCACCTACTGTACCTGA
- a CDS encoding CTP synthase translates to MKTKFIFVTGGVVSSLGKGIASASIGALLESRGLTITLQKLDPYINVDPGTMSPFQHGEVFVTDDGAEADLDLGHYERFTTARMSKRNNFTTGQVYDSVIAKERRGDYLGVTVQVIPHITDEIKDNILKVADNVDVVIVEIGGTVGDIESLPFLEAIRQLRFDLGKENCLYIHLTLIPFIHTAGELKTKPTQHSVNKLREIGIQPDILLCRTSRNLSPELKAKVALFCNVDRDAVITAMDVDCIYEVPLVFHNEGLDEKIVKLLNIWTGSPKLEQWERIARKRKNPKHEVTIGIVGKYIDLQDSYKSLHEALVHGGIVNNSSVSLIYIDSEDVEKNSPKALLKNIDAVLVPGGFGSRGIEGKILAIQYAREKKIPFFGICLGMQVAAIEIARNLCGLKDANSSEFNPDTSNRVIDMMLEQRCVTSKGGTMRLGAYPCVLNKNTLAFKAYGKLEISERHRHRYEVNNDYRDAMEKAGVIFSGLSPDGSLVEIMEYKNHPWFLGCQFHPEFKSRPMQPHPLFEEFIKAAIKNKEKWKRKKR, encoded by the coding sequence ATCAAAACCAAATTCATATTTGTAACAGGCGGCGTTGTTTCATCGCTCGGCAAGGGTATTGCCTCTGCGTCAATTGGCGCCTTGCTTGAAAGCAGGGGTTTAACTATAACCCTTCAAAAACTTGACCCGTATATAAATGTTGATCCTGGCACAATGAGCCCGTTCCAGCACGGCGAGGTTTTTGTTACGGATGACGGAGCAGAGGCAGATTTGGATTTGGGGCATTACGAAAGGTTCACAACTGCCAGGATGTCAAAAAGGAATAATTTTACAACAGGACAGGTTTATGATTCTGTCATAGCAAAGGAAAGAAGAGGCGATTATCTTGGCGTAACTGTTCAGGTAATCCCGCACATAACCGATGAGATAAAAGACAATATACTGAAGGTTGCTGACAATGTTGATGTTGTCATAGTTGAAATAGGCGGAACTGTAGGCGATATTGAGAGCCTTCCGTTTCTTGAGGCAATAAGGCAGTTGAGATTTGATCTTGGCAAGGAAAATTGCCTGTATATCCACCTTACCCTGATACCTTTTATCCATACAGCAGGCGAATTAAAGACAAAGCCGACTCAGCACAGCGTAAACAAATTAAGAGAGATAGGCATTCAGCCTGACATCCTCCTCTGCCGCACAAGCCGCAATCTTTCCCCGGAACTAAAGGCAAAGGTTGCCCTATTCTGCAATGTTGACAGGGATGCGGTCATAACTGCAATGGATGTTGACTGCATATACGAGGTGCCGCTTGTCTTCCATAACGAGGGGCTTGATGAAAAGATTGTAAAGTTGTTAAATATCTGGACAGGGTCGCCGAAACTTGAGCAATGGGAGAGAATAGCAAGGAAGAGAAAGAACCCTAAACATGAGGTAACAATAGGTATAGTGGGGAAGTATATAGATCTTCAGGATTCTTACAAAAGCCTCCATGAGGCGCTGGTGCACGGCGGGATTGTAAATAATTCCAGTGTTAGTCTGATATACATAGATTCGGAAGATGTGGAAAAGAACAGCCCAAAAGCCCTGCTTAAAAACATTGATGCTGTTCTTGTCCCCGGCGGTTTTGGAAGCAGGGGCATAGAGGGAAAGATCCTTGCCATTCAGTATGCGAGGGAAAAAAAGATCCCATTCTTCGGCATATGCCTCGGTATGCAGGTGGCCGCAATAGAGATAGCAAGAAACCTCTGCGGCCTGAAAGACGCTAATTCCAGTGAATTCAATCCTGATACGTCTAATCGTGTAATTGACATGATGTTAGAGCAGCGGTGTGTCACATCAAAGGGCGGGACAATGAGGCTTGGGGCATATCCGTGCGTGTTGAACAAAAACACCCTTGCCTTCAAGGCATACGGGAAACTGGAGATAAGCGAGAGGCACAGACACAGATATGAGGTGAATAATGATTATCGGGATGCGATGGAAAAGGCAGGGGTTATATTCAGCGGCCTCTCCCCTGACGGCAGCCTTGTAGAGATTATGGAATATAAAAATCACCCCTGGTTTCTGGGCTGCCAGTTTCATCCTGAATTTAAGAGCAGGCCAATGCAGCCGCACCCGTTGTTTGAGGAATTTATAAAGGCGGCAATTAAAAACAAGGAGAAATGGAAAAGAAAAAAGAGATAA